In a single window of the Notamacropus eugenii isolate mMacEug1 chromosome 4, mMacEug1.pri_v2, whole genome shotgun sequence genome:
- the LOC140502799 gene encoding galactoside alpha-(1,2)-fucosyltransferase 2-like encodes MNLVMSGPLIFFSLPVIHFLLFVFVTSTVFHLHLRFSKMSKTWKQLPVPKTSAPTTSYPKSIWTVNSLGRLGNQMGEYATLYALAKLNGHQAYILPEMHRYLAPIFQITLPVLPANEAKRIPWRTYHLHDWMSDEYRHIDGTYVHLAGTPCSWTFYHHLREEIRREFSLHDHIRKEAQAYLWGLRKNPATFVGVHVRRGDYVHVMPQIWKGVVADKGYLEQAMNWFRARYSDAVFVVTSNGMEWCRDNIDTTKGDVIFAGNGIERSPEKDFALLTQCNHTIMTIGTFGIWAAYLAGGETIYLANYTLPDSPFLKVFKPEAAFLPEWIGIPADLSPLLKN; translated from the exons ATGAACCTAG tAATGTCAGGCCCCCTGATATTCTTCTCCCTCCCAGTCATCCACTTCCTCCTCTTCGTTTTTGTGACCTCAACAGTCTTTCACCTTCACCTTCGATTCTCAAAGATGTCGAAAACATGGAAACAGCTACCAGTCCCTAAGACCTCAGCCCCTACCACTTCCTACCCTAAGAGCATCTGGACTGTGAATTCTCTAGGCCGTCTAGGAAACCAGATGGGTGAGTATGCCACTCTCTATGCCCTGGCCAAACTCAACGGACATCAGGCATACATCTTACCTGAGATGCATCGTTACCTCGCTCCCATCTTCCAGATCACTCTGCCTGTTCTCCCAGCCAATGAAGCCAAGCGCATACCTTGGCGTACTTACCACCTACATGACTGGATGTCAGACGAATATCGCCATATTGATGGTACTTATGTCCATCTCGCTGGAACCCCCTGTTCGTGGACTTTCTACCACCACCTCCGAGAAGAGATCCGTCGTGAATTCTCCCTACATGACCATATCCGAAAGGAGGCTCAGGCCTACCTATGGGGATTACGGAAAAACCCAGCCACTTTTGTGGGGGTCCATGTCCGCCGAGGTGACTATGTTCATGTCATGCCCCAAATCTGGAAAGGCGTGGTAGCGGACAAGGGCTATTTGGAACAAGCAATGAATTGGTTCAGAGCTCGTTACAGCGATGCTGTCTTTGTCGTCACCAGCAATGGAATGGAATGGTGCCGGGACAACATTGATACCACGAAGGGAGATGTAATATTTGCAGGGAATGGGATTGAGCGCTCTCCTGAGAAAGACTTTGCTCTGCTGACTCAGTGCAACCACACCATCATGACCATTGGCACCTTTGGCATTTGGGCTGCCTACCTGGCAGGTGGTGAGACGATCTATTTGGCCAACTACACCCTTCCAGACTCACCTTTCCTCAAAGTCTTCAAGCCTGAGGCTGCCTTCCTGCCTGAATGGATAGGGATCCCAGCTGATCTGTCACCTCTCCTCAAGAACTGA